A region from the Cryptosporangium arvum DSM 44712 genome encodes:
- a CDS encoding glycoside hydrolase family 6 protein, which yields MRRHRIVLLATAVVVMLGAGVTTLLLRGGSEPERRSISVPKLQGSLYDDGGQAAAWVSANQSDPDATVISEKIASVPQAVWITGGDDAAKAGTQVTRTVAAAKAAGEVPALVAYAIPDRDCGGAAAGGAPDGTAYRAWIDAVATGLGPDPSIVVLEPDALAQVDCLDAAKRSERNELITYAARTITEKAPRAQVYYDAGNSKWKPAAEMAERLRAAGADDYGSGISLNVSNFRPTKDEVGYGKRILDGLGVDGKKIVVDTSRNGAGAATDNEWCDPAGRKLGQTPTLDTGDEDVAAFLWVKRPGEADGCAANAGTFVPDLATALAEGV from the coding sequence ATGCGGCGGCATCGAATTGTTCTGCTCGCGACCGCGGTGGTCGTGATGCTCGGAGCGGGCGTCACCACGCTGTTACTGCGGGGCGGTTCGGAGCCCGAACGTCGCTCGATCTCGGTGCCGAAACTGCAGGGCTCGCTCTACGACGACGGGGGCCAGGCGGCGGCCTGGGTGAGCGCGAACCAGAGCGACCCCGACGCCACCGTCATCAGCGAGAAGATCGCGAGCGTGCCGCAGGCGGTCTGGATCACCGGTGGCGACGACGCGGCGAAGGCCGGCACGCAGGTGACGCGCACGGTCGCCGCCGCGAAAGCCGCCGGTGAGGTGCCCGCGCTCGTGGCGTACGCGATCCCCGACCGTGACTGCGGTGGGGCCGCTGCCGGTGGCGCACCCGACGGCACCGCCTACCGCGCCTGGATCGACGCCGTGGCCACCGGCCTGGGACCCGACCCCTCGATCGTCGTGCTCGAACCGGACGCGCTGGCGCAGGTCGACTGCCTCGACGCGGCCAAGCGCAGCGAACGCAACGAGCTCATCACGTACGCGGCCCGCACGATCACCGAGAAGGCACCGCGGGCGCAGGTCTACTACGACGCAGGCAACTCGAAGTGGAAGCCGGCGGCGGAGATGGCCGAACGGCTCCGGGCGGCCGGTGCGGACGACTACGGGTCCGGCATCTCGCTCAACGTCTCGAACTTCCGTCCGACGAAGGACGAGGTCGGGTACGGCAAACGGATCCTCGACGGGCTCGGCGTCGACGGCAAGAAGATCGTCGTCGACACCTCGCGCAACGGTGCCGGTGCGGCCACCGACAACGAGTGGTGCGACCCGGCCGGCCGCAAGCTCGGGCAGACGCCGACGCTCGACACCGGGGACGAGGACGTGGCCGCGTTCCTCTGGGTGAAGCGCCCGGGCGAGGCCGACGGCTGCGCCGCCAACGCCGGCACGTTCGTCCCCGACCTGGCGACCGCGCTGGCCGAGGGCGTCTGA
- a CDS encoding ATP-grasp domain-containing protein, which produces MRIVLVTATELPVPEDVELPVLQAAASRAGLTADVACWDDPAIEWAGYDLALLRSTWNYPSHLERFQAWVDATAAVTRLVNGPAIVHWNSVKTYLGDLHAAGVPTVPTTYLAPGEPVELPGYADIVVKPTVGSGARKARRFRGGTLSAATAHVKWLHAEGHTAMVQPFQYRVETDGERALVHVGGEFSHAIVKGAVLSSVTGVRGEHAHPDVRPYEPTAAEREVALAALAVAPEAPLYGRIDLVLDDTGSPIVMEAELIEPHLFLEHGPGAADRLLTAVKDLLAG; this is translated from the coding sequence ATGCGCATCGTCTTGGTCACCGCCACCGAACTGCCGGTCCCGGAGGACGTCGAACTGCCGGTGCTGCAGGCCGCCGCGAGCCGCGCGGGCCTGACCGCGGACGTGGCCTGCTGGGACGACCCGGCGATCGAGTGGGCCGGCTACGACCTGGCGCTGCTCCGGTCGACCTGGAACTACCCGAGCCACCTCGAGCGCTTCCAGGCCTGGGTGGACGCGACCGCGGCCGTGACGCGCCTGGTGAACGGCCCGGCGATCGTGCACTGGAACTCGGTGAAGACGTACCTCGGCGACCTGCACGCGGCCGGTGTGCCCACGGTCCCGACCACCTACCTGGCGCCCGGCGAGCCGGTGGAGCTCCCCGGCTACGCCGACATCGTGGTGAAGCCGACCGTCGGCTCCGGCGCGCGGAAGGCCCGGCGGTTCCGCGGCGGAACGCTGTCGGCGGCGACCGCGCACGTCAAGTGGTTGCACGCCGAGGGGCACACCGCGATGGTGCAGCCATTCCAGTACCGGGTCGAGACCGACGGGGAGCGGGCGCTCGTCCACGTCGGCGGCGAGTTCAGCCACGCGATCGTCAAGGGTGCCGTGCTCTCGTCGGTGACCGGTGTGCGTGGTGAGCACGCGCACCCCGACGTGCGGCCGTACGAGCCGACGGCCGCCGAGCGCGAGGTCGCGCTGGCCGCGCTGGCGGTCGCACCGGAGGCGCCGCTCTACGGGCGGATCGACCTGGTGCTCGACGACACCGGCTCGCCGATCGTCATGGAGGCGGAATTGATCGAGCCCCACCTGTTCCTGGAGCACGGGCCCGGTGCCGCCGACCGGCTGCTGACCGCCGTAAAGGACTTGCTCGCCGGGTGA
- a CDS encoding SDR family oxidoreductase, which translates to MDVLVVGGTGAAGRAAVVALVERGHTVRALSRSGATDVPGAVGYRADLSTGAGLAEAVAGVDAVVDAFNVTSQSYEVARKAFVGTTERLLAAEVEAAVGHHVLLSIVAIDGSTYAYYRAKEAQEQAVIAGSVPWTIVRATQFHEFAGQLAAQTKFGPFVAIPTFLTRPVAVAEVGGALADAVEAGPSGRAPDLFGPKVESVPDMARRTLKARGVRAVVVPVPLPGKAGAMMRSGVLGGNGVGQQSHETFDEWVRGEPRRA; encoded by the coding sequence ATGGACGTTCTGGTGGTGGGCGGCACCGGCGCGGCCGGGCGCGCGGCGGTGGTCGCGCTCGTCGAACGAGGGCACACGGTCCGGGCGCTGAGCCGGTCGGGCGCGACCGACGTACCCGGCGCGGTCGGCTACCGCGCCGACCTGAGCACCGGAGCCGGTCTGGCCGAAGCCGTGGCCGGTGTGGACGCGGTCGTCGACGCGTTCAACGTCACCAGCCAGTCCTACGAGGTAGCGCGGAAGGCGTTCGTCGGCACCACCGAGCGGTTGCTGGCGGCCGAGGTCGAGGCCGCCGTCGGGCACCACGTGCTGCTCTCGATCGTCGCGATCGACGGATCCACGTACGCGTACTACCGCGCGAAGGAAGCGCAGGAGCAGGCCGTCATCGCCGGCTCGGTGCCGTGGACGATCGTCCGCGCGACCCAGTTCCACGAGTTCGCCGGCCAGTTGGCCGCGCAGACGAAATTCGGTCCGTTCGTGGCGATCCCGACTTTCCTGACCCGCCCGGTCGCGGTCGCCGAGGTCGGCGGAGCCCTGGCCGACGCGGTGGAGGCCGGCCCGAGCGGGCGGGCGCCCGACCTGTTCGGACCGAAGGTGGAGAGCGTGCCCGACATGGCCCGCCGGACGCTGAAGGCACGCGGGGTGCGTGCGGTCGTCGTGCCGGTTCCGCTGCCGGGGAAAGCCGGGGCGATGATGCGCTCGGGGGTGCTCGGCGGCAACGGCGTCGGTCAGCAGAGCCATGAGACGTTCGACGAGTGGGTCCGGGGGGAACCGAGGAGGGCATGA
- a CDS encoding SecDF P1 head subdomain-containing protein has product MEQTNSVLVPAPERDPAQNRIGPRPGSGRRTIVALAGVAVAMLVVAMSTILLAGLAFWRSSEPASAQPVAKSYSGNLAADLRIAPVVEATGTGCSDGGTPGRFAGCFTLGEGGMVVTVVESADTAVQDGKWVLRLRFSSADTVALRALTTQSQRIALVLDGTVLTAPTVKKPITGGEVQIAGDFTKKDVDAMFAELTTR; this is encoded by the coding sequence GTGGAGCAGACGAACAGCGTGCTGGTTCCCGCGCCCGAGCGAGATCCGGCCCAGAACCGCATCGGCCCGCGCCCGGGTAGTGGCCGGCGGACGATCGTGGCGCTCGCCGGCGTCGCGGTCGCGATGCTCGTCGTCGCGATGTCCACGATCCTGCTGGCCGGGCTCGCGTTCTGGCGCTCGTCGGAGCCCGCTTCGGCGCAACCGGTGGCGAAGAGCTACTCCGGCAACCTGGCCGCGGACCTGCGGATCGCGCCGGTGGTCGAGGCGACCGGAACCGGTTGCTCCGACGGCGGCACACCCGGCCGCTTCGCGGGGTGCTTCACGCTCGGCGAGGGCGGCATGGTGGTGACCGTCGTCGAGTCGGCGGACACCGCGGTCCAGGACGGCAAGTGGGTCCTGCGGCTGCGTTTCTCCAGCGCCGACACGGTGGCCCTGCGCGCGCTCACGACGCAGAGCCAGCGGATCGCGCTGGTGCTCGACGGCACCGTGCTCACCGCTCCGACGGTGAAGAAGCCGATCACCGGCGGCGAGGTTCAGATCGCCGGTGACTTCACCAAGAAGGACGTCGACGCGATGTTCGCGGAGCTCACGACGCGGTGA
- a CDS encoding TIGR03885 family FMN-dependent LLM class oxidoreductase encodes MTVYGVHASHEQLHPSDLLAAVAKAERLGFTAAMSSDHFSPWSARQGHSAFAWSWLGAALQATDLPFGVVNAPGQRYHPAIIAQAISTLGAMFPGRFWAALGSGEASNEHITGDPWPRKDLRNARLRECVDIIRALLAGEEVSHQGLVTVDRARLWTRPEVEPALVGAAVSEETARWCASWADGLITVGAPVEKLRRMIDAYRDAGGRGPINLQIHLSWAETSEEAEAIALDQWRSNVFDPPVCWDLDMTDHFDVVSEEVGIDQVRRVVNVSSDLGQHTAWLAEYAALGVDGIYLHHVGQDLDPFLDAFGAKVLPQLDVTKAPEARSLHEKPEEAGAPGGLPSGEGPQPTGQPVD; translated from the coding sequence ATGACCGTCTACGGCGTGCACGCGTCCCACGAACAGCTCCACCCGTCCGACCTGCTCGCTGCAGTGGCCAAAGCCGAACGACTCGGCTTCACCGCGGCGATGTCCTCCGACCATTTCTCGCCGTGGAGCGCCCGGCAGGGCCACTCCGCGTTCGCGTGGTCGTGGCTAGGCGCCGCGCTCCAGGCCACCGACCTTCCGTTCGGCGTCGTCAACGCGCCCGGCCAGCGGTACCACCCGGCGATCATCGCGCAGGCGATCAGCACACTCGGCGCGATGTTCCCGGGCCGTTTCTGGGCCGCGCTCGGATCGGGTGAGGCGAGCAACGAGCACATCACCGGTGACCCGTGGCCCCGCAAGGACCTGCGCAACGCTCGGCTGCGCGAGTGCGTCGACATCATCCGGGCGCTGCTCGCCGGCGAGGAGGTCAGCCACCAGGGGCTGGTCACCGTGGACCGGGCGCGGCTCTGGACCCGCCCGGAGGTGGAGCCGGCGCTCGTCGGTGCGGCGGTGAGCGAGGAGACCGCACGGTGGTGCGCTTCCTGGGCGGACGGCCTGATCACCGTCGGGGCTCCGGTCGAGAAACTGCGCCGCATGATCGACGCGTACCGCGACGCCGGTGGACGCGGTCCGATCAACCTGCAGATCCACCTCAGCTGGGCGGAGACGTCGGAGGAAGCCGAGGCGATCGCGCTCGACCAGTGGCGGAGCAACGTGTTCGACCCGCCGGTCTGCTGGGACCTGGACATGACCGACCACTTCGACGTGGTGTCGGAGGAGGTCGGCATCGACCAGGTGCGCCGGGTCGTGAACGTCAGCTCCGACCTCGGTCAGCACACCGCGTGGCTCGCCGAGTACGCCGCGCTGGGTGTCGACGGGATCTACCTGCACCACGTGGGGCAGGACCTCGACCCGTTCCTGGACGCGTTCGGGGCCAAGGTCCTGCCGCAGCTCGACGTCACGAAGGCGCCGGAGGCACGGTCCCTGCACGAGAAGCCGGAAGAGGCCGGCGCCCCCGGCGGCCTGCCCTCCGGTGAGGGCCCCCAGCCCACCGGCCAGCCCGTCGACTAG
- a CDS encoding BTAD domain-containing putative transcriptional regulator — MRFRILGPIQVETADGRTVPVGGSRLRAALAVLLTEAGRIVPAQRLIDGVYGDAPPAGATNALQSQVSRLRQLLGGAAVVEFHPAGYRLAVDPDHVDAHRFRRLVAEAARVADPVALLDEALGLWRGPALADAGDTTLIRAAAAELDDARLSALDARIAARLELGHASDDLVAEVRALVAEHPLRESFRVHLMRALHTTGHSAAALLAFEDARRTLADELGVDPSAELREAHLALLRRPEPRAQAPRRLPAQLTSFVGREHELARLADLLGTQRLVTLTGPGGAGKTRLAIEAAERHPAESHLVELATVTTGAEIEQVVLDALGLRDSGLRPASPAANPLDRLVAALADRPALLIVDNCEHLIDAAATLVDHLLRRCPSLRALATSREPLGITGEHLLPVRALGLPADGDPPERIRGAPAVRLFAERASAALPGFSVDATNAPDVLRICRTLDGQPLALELAAARLRSLALGEVASRLDDRFRLLNRGERTAPARHRTLRAAIEWSWELLADDERTLARRLTVFVGGATLEAIDQVCGPTDADSLSGLVDKSLVEFADGRYRMLDTIRVFGEERLAESGELKRLRRAHAEYFLELALTGDAALRTADQLRWAAVLDRERENLHSAARWSGTADPASGLRLTAALAMYSWIRGRRSEFAALARDLLESVGPRPPHGLEEEHAICVLSARLGGHDGNWSSGGAAWSANPNELYRPPRLPFLNALTALSAGPPADSEYTKLENWYRASELDPWTAALQQFGLAYMRAMNSGDLAGAVVSLEASMAGFRAIGERWGETMALTELADLAEARGEQDRFLALNEQAMRLAVELESDEDRGGLFCRRATNAARFGDLDTADALYRHAAELGGRAGASDVQARALAGHAHVRWLRGDVEGARRRYEQGLTELTGAGYLTNEIRALLTIGLGWVAYATGDPALARERHRSALVSGVQSYSPVAGDVAEGLAAAALAEGDPTTAATLLGLVPALRGGLVASFPGLPPTADAAREALGPSAYDQAYGLGAALSRDEATELLRRPPSELPEGVRRGGTCRQGRRR; from the coding sequence GTGCGGTTCAGGATCCTGGGGCCGATCCAGGTCGAGACGGCCGACGGGCGAACGGTTCCCGTCGGCGGTTCCCGGCTGCGTGCCGCGCTCGCCGTGTTACTCACCGAGGCCGGCCGGATCGTCCCGGCCCAGCGCCTGATCGACGGTGTCTACGGTGACGCTCCTCCGGCGGGCGCGACGAACGCGCTGCAGTCGCAGGTCTCCCGGCTCCGCCAGCTGCTCGGCGGCGCCGCGGTCGTCGAGTTCCACCCCGCCGGTTACCGGCTGGCCGTCGACCCCGACCACGTCGACGCCCATCGGTTCCGTCGTCTGGTCGCCGAGGCCGCGCGCGTCGCCGACCCGGTGGCGCTGCTCGACGAAGCGCTCGGCCTCTGGCGCGGTCCTGCGCTCGCCGACGCCGGCGACACCACGCTGATCCGGGCCGCCGCCGCCGAACTGGACGACGCCCGGCTGTCCGCGCTCGACGCCCGCATCGCCGCCCGCCTCGAGCTCGGCCACGCCTCCGACGACCTGGTCGCCGAGGTGCGGGCGCTGGTGGCCGAACACCCGCTGCGCGAGTCGTTCCGGGTCCACCTGATGCGGGCGCTGCACACGACCGGCCACAGCGCCGCCGCCCTGCTCGCCTTCGAGGACGCCCGCCGGACGCTCGCCGACGAGCTGGGCGTCGACCCCTCGGCCGAGCTCCGCGAAGCGCACCTGGCCCTGCTGCGCCGGCCGGAACCGCGCGCGCAGGCACCCCGGCGGCTGCCCGCTCAGCTCACCAGCTTCGTCGGCCGGGAGCACGAGCTGGCCCGCCTCGCCGACCTGCTTGGTACTCAGCGCCTGGTCACGCTCACCGGCCCCGGCGGCGCCGGGAAGACCCGCCTGGCGATCGAGGCCGCCGAGCGGCACCCGGCCGAGAGCCATCTGGTCGAACTCGCGACGGTCACCACCGGCGCCGAGATCGAACAGGTCGTGCTCGACGCCCTCGGCCTGCGCGACAGCGGTCTGCGGCCGGCGTCTCCGGCCGCGAACCCGCTGGATCGCCTGGTCGCCGCGCTCGCCGACCGACCGGCCCTGCTGATCGTCGACAACTGCGAGCACCTGATCGACGCCGCCGCCACGCTCGTCGACCACCTGCTCCGCCGCTGCCCGTCGCTGCGTGCGCTGGCCACCAGCCGCGAACCGCTCGGCATCACCGGCGAACACCTGCTGCCGGTCCGCGCGCTCGGCCTGCCGGCCGACGGCGATCCGCCGGAGCGGATCCGCGGCGCACCCGCCGTGCGGTTGTTCGCCGAGCGCGCGTCCGCGGCTCTCCCCGGTTTCTCGGTCGACGCCACGAACGCCCCGGACGTCCTCCGCATCTGTCGCACGCTCGACGGACAGCCGCTCGCCCTGGAACTGGCCGCCGCCCGGCTCCGTAGCCTCGCGCTCGGCGAGGTGGCGTCCCGGCTCGACGACCGGTTCCGGCTGCTGAACCGGGGCGAGCGCACCGCCCCGGCCCGGCACCGCACGCTGCGCGCCGCGATCGAGTGGAGCTGGGAACTGCTCGCCGACGACGAGCGGACGCTGGCCCGGCGGCTCACCGTGTTCGTCGGCGGCGCCACGCTGGAGGCGATCGACCAGGTGTGCGGACCGACCGACGCCGACTCCCTGTCCGGCCTGGTCGACAAGTCGCTCGTCGAGTTCGCCGACGGCCGGTACCGGATGCTCGACACGATCCGGGTGTTCGGCGAGGAGCGGCTCGCCGAGTCCGGGGAACTCAAGCGGCTGCGCCGGGCCCACGCCGAGTACTTCCTCGAGCTGGCGCTGACCGGGGACGCCGCTCTGCGTACCGCCGACCAGTTGCGGTGGGCCGCCGTCCTCGACCGGGAGCGGGAGAACCTGCACTCCGCGGCCCGGTGGTCCGGCACCGCCGATCCCGCGTCCGGGCTGCGCCTGACCGCCGCGCTCGCGATGTACTCCTGGATCCGAGGCCGGCGCAGCGAATTCGCCGCGCTGGCCCGTGACCTCCTGGAGTCGGTCGGGCCCCGGCCCCCGCACGGCCTGGAGGAGGAACACGCGATCTGTGTCCTCTCCGCCCGGCTCGGAGGGCACGACGGGAACTGGTCGTCCGGCGGTGCGGCCTGGTCGGCGAACCCGAACGAGTTGTACCGGCCGCCGCGCCTGCCGTTCCTGAACGCGCTGACCGCGCTGAGCGCCGGGCCGCCTGCCGACAGCGAGTACACCAAGCTGGAGAACTGGTACCGCGCCTCGGAGCTCGATCCGTGGACCGCGGCGCTGCAGCAGTTCGGCCTGGCCTACATGCGCGCGATGAACAGCGGGGACCTCGCCGGGGCCGTGGTGAGCCTGGAAGCCTCGATGGCCGGGTTCCGGGCGATCGGCGAACGGTGGGGCGAGACGATGGCCCTCACCGAACTCGCGGACCTCGCCGAAGCCCGCGGTGAGCAGGACCGTTTCCTCGCGCTGAACGAGCAGGCGATGCGGCTCGCCGTCGAGCTGGAGTCCGACGAGGACCGCGGCGGCCTGTTCTGCCGCCGGGCCACGAACGCCGCCCGGTTCGGTGACCTGGACACCGCCGACGCGCTGTACCGGCACGCGGCCGAGCTCGGTGGCCGGGCCGGCGCGTCCGACGTCCAGGCCCGGGCGCTGGCCGGCCACGCGCACGTGCGGTGGCTGCGAGGCGACGTCGAGGGCGCCCGGCGGCGGTACGAGCAGGGGCTGACCGAGCTCACCGGCGCCGGGTACCTCACGAACGAGATCCGGGCGCTGCTGACGATCGGGCTGGGCTGGGTGGCGTACGCGACCGGCGACCCGGCCCTGGCCCGGGAGCGGCACCGGTCGGCGCTGGTCAGCGGCGTCCAGTCGTACTCGCCGGTCGCCGGTGACGTCGCGGAAGGGCTGGCCGCGGCCGCGCTGGCCGAGGGTGATCCCACCACCGCCGCGACGCTGCTCGGGCTGGTTCCGGCGTTGCGCGGCGGCCTGGTCGCGAGCTTCCCCGGGCTGCCGCCGACCGCCGACGCCGCGCGCGAGGCGCTCGGCCCGTCCGCGTACGACCAGGCGTACGGCCTCGGTGCGGCGCTCTCCCGGGACGAGGCGACCGAACTCCTGCGTCGTCCACCGAGTGAGCTACCCGAAGGTGTCCGTCGTGGAGGGACGTGCCGGCAGGGCCGCCGTCGCTGA
- a CDS encoding methyl-accepting chemotaxis protein, with translation MRDAPVGLRPVLNLLDRLRTTARLTLVIVLLVVPGAIATVEYALREGSQIAFTTAERDGVRVLRPTLHAMAAVVGGRDVDLTAIGSEVRSESSLGLRDELTAVSDAVSAGVTTPAGRLAAAQAFSALITETGNASNLILDPDLDSFYVMDTQVVQVPRILEAAAAAAAATGATGSSELVAARAVLAGQLSTAAEALRTDVETAVAQTSATGLEPRLADLRRLADEAAALAGRLTAALGTPGADVTGVAAAAEDAIDASEQALDGLLRTRADGLKDDRTLVLAITIVGFALAFWLAAAVWWRSRHDVALALRGVRAIADRDYGDHELPGGRDEFGDIGRALLQARERLIEQDEALKAAQLQQEQQVRENFAQQRRAEKQARQLAQQLIEESAEALTTELNDVAAAVEAVRTSAGTIHERVDAADGVLRSLLADASNADAVTTALGERLQRVAGMAKIIASVADQTKLLALNATIEAARAGEAGRGFSVVADEVKDLAATTAHSTDEITGTIQALEREATAVSSTITAMTAGIGGVDEATGALLGVADEQRATVVGMEQRLTNALDRVRAIADLRNMMERRGDERVPLTGTLVFSGGGRRLELRIKDLSQGGVRALPVPGEALPAGASGQVELPVPGVPPLDVDLLRQTDDEIVFRFRALPPAAATALHDFLQAQLV, from the coding sequence ATGCGTGACGCTCCGGTCGGGCTGCGCCCGGTGCTCAACCTGCTCGATCGCCTGCGCACGACGGCCCGGCTGACGCTCGTCATCGTTCTGCTCGTCGTGCCGGGCGCGATCGCGACCGTCGAGTACGCCCTCCGGGAGGGCAGTCAGATCGCGTTCACGACCGCGGAGCGCGACGGTGTCCGCGTCCTGCGGCCGACGTTGCACGCGATGGCGGCGGTGGTCGGCGGACGCGACGTCGACCTGACCGCGATCGGATCGGAGGTCCGGTCCGAGTCCTCGCTCGGCCTGCGCGACGAGTTGACCGCGGTGAGCGACGCGGTGTCGGCCGGCGTCACCACCCCGGCCGGGCGGCTGGCCGCAGCCCAGGCGTTCAGCGCGCTGATCACCGAGACCGGCAACGCGTCGAACCTGATCCTCGACCCGGATCTCGACTCGTTCTACGTGATGGACACCCAGGTCGTGCAGGTACCGCGGATCCTCGAGGCCGCTGCGGCCGCGGCCGCGGCCACCGGCGCGACCGGCAGTTCGGAGCTGGTCGCGGCCAGGGCGGTACTGGCGGGTCAGCTCTCGACCGCCGCCGAGGCGCTCCGGACCGACGTGGAGACCGCCGTCGCGCAGACGAGTGCGACCGGCCTCGAGCCCCGGCTGGCCGACCTGCGGCGACTCGCCGACGAGGCCGCCGCGCTGGCCGGACGTCTGACGGCCGCGCTGGGCACACCGGGCGCCGACGTCACAGGGGTGGCCGCGGCCGCCGAGGACGCGATCGACGCTTCGGAGCAGGCGCTCGACGGTCTGCTCCGGACCCGGGCCGATGGCCTGAAGGACGACCGGACCCTCGTTCTCGCGATCACGATCGTCGGGTTCGCGCTCGCGTTCTGGCTCGCGGCCGCGGTCTGGTGGCGTAGCCGGCACGACGTGGCGCTGGCCCTGCGGGGCGTGCGCGCGATCGCCGATCGCGACTACGGCGACCACGAACTCCCCGGTGGCCGGGACGAGTTCGGGGACATCGGCCGAGCGCTGCTGCAGGCCCGGGAGCGCCTGATCGAGCAGGACGAGGCGCTGAAAGCGGCGCAACTGCAGCAGGAACAGCAGGTCCGGGAGAACTTCGCCCAGCAGCGGCGGGCGGAGAAGCAGGCCAGGCAGTTGGCCCAGCAGCTCATCGAGGAGAGCGCCGAGGCCCTGACCACCGAGCTCAACGACGTCGCCGCGGCGGTGGAGGCGGTACGGACGTCGGCCGGGACGATCCACGAGCGCGTCGACGCCGCCGACGGGGTGCTGCGGTCGCTGCTGGCCGACGCGAGCAACGCCGACGCGGTGACGACGGCGCTCGGGGAGCGGCTGCAGCGGGTCGCCGGGATGGCCAAGATCATCGCGTCGGTGGCCGACCAGACCAAGCTGCTGGCGCTCAACGCGACGATCGAGGCCGCGCGGGCGGGCGAGGCGGGCCGGGGGTTCAGCGTCGTGGCCGACGAGGTCAAGGACCTGGCCGCCACCACGGCCCACTCCACCGACGAGATCACCGGCACGATCCAGGCGCTGGAACGCGAGGCGACCGCGGTGTCGAGCACGATCACCGCGATGACGGCCGGTATCGGCGGCGTCGACGAGGCCACCGGTGCGCTCCTCGGCGTCGCCGACGAGCAGCGGGCCACCGTGGTGGGCATGGAGCAGCGGCTCACCAACGCACTGGACCGGGTCCGGGCGATCGCCGACCTGCGCAACATGATGGAGCGGCGCGGGGACGAGCGGGTGCCGCTCACCGGCACGCTCGTGTTCTCCGGCGGCGGGCGCCGGCTCGAACTGCGGATCAAAGACCTGAGCCAGGGCGGCGTGCGTGCCCTGCCGGTTCCCGGCGAAGCCCTTCCCGCGGGGGCCAGCGGCCAGGTGGAGCTGCCCGTCCCGGGCGTGCCGCCGCTCGACGTGGACCTGCTCCGGCAGACCGACGACGAAATCGTCTTCCGGTTCCGGGCGCTGCCCCCCGCCGCCGCGACCGCGCTCCATGACTTCCTGCAAGCGCAGCTGGTCTGA